CACGGCGGGGGGCGTTATGCGTTGGGGCGGGGCGGGACGGCGGCGGCCATTCCCGCCTCACGTCACCGACTGGCAGTGCCAGGTCCCCCACGCCCGCCCCGCGTCGCCAACTGGCAGCGCCAGGTCACCCACGCCCGCCCCGCGCAGCCAACTGGCAGCGCCAGGTCAAAAAACGCGCCCTTTTTGACCCCCAACTGCCAGTAGTCCACACCGGACAGAAACGCCGCGCGCCACCACCGCCGCCAGCGCCCACGGACACAACATCACCGCCAGCGCCCACCCCCACCCCCGCACAGCAACACGCCTACGCCACCGGCCTGACCGAACGACCGACAGTCCGGGCTCGATAAGACGTGAGTCTCAGCCGGAGATCGACAGCATGGCGAGCTATGAAAGCTGAGACCTTCGTTGCGCACTGAGGGTCACACATGTGAGGAAGCAGACAACTGCGATTGCAAGCCTGCCGAACACCGTTGGATCAAAAACGGAAATCACTATTGAAAATACCGTAAACAACATGCATAGACCCGCCCACCTCCACCGAATAGGGTTCGTGACTCCGTAAATTACCGCAGACAACCCCAAGGCAAAGGTAACCACGGCATTAATCACGATGTAGGAGGTTGAGTAACTGGAGGACTCAATGTCTGATGAGCTGAGTACGCCGGCCGACAATATGATCATCAACCCTACGATCACTGCGCCGAATTTACGACGCTCTGTGCGGTCTTCTGCGTCCATCACATCCTCCTATCGGTGTGTCATTAGCAGCGATCTTCGCATACTGTCGGGTGATCGGACCGAGCTCCGATCTTGATCCCCCTATCTGTTGCGACAGGCACAAGTACATGATGTCCGATTGAGATGAGACCTGGCACCCGTGCACACCAGGAGGAGTGGCGACCACCGTCCCGACGGGACCGCCGGCGATCTTAGCAATTCCCCCGAGTGCCGCTCGCTCCAGCGGCATGGTGCGCTGATGATCCTCGGGGGACGGGCTGGATTGGTACGGATGTCGGACAGTCCCGTTGAAGAGGCTCCATCGGGGTGAGGTCGGATGGAGAGGTCTTAGCTCATGTTAGCGATGGGTCCTAGCACTGCGACCACCATGTAAAGCCAGGCTGCGGCAGCGAGGAAGAATCCTGTACTGAAGGCGGTGGCGATCAGACCGGCAGTGACACGTTTGGCGCGTGACTGCGCTGATGCCGCTGTCCAGAAGAGAGCTGCTGCAATGAGCGGACCGACAATGACCGGGAGTAGCAGGCCTCCGAGTACTGATGAGTTCAGCACCGTGAGCGTGCCTAACCCCCCGAGGTAGAGGACCAGCACCCCACATATGAATCCTACTACTACCTGAAGAATTCTGGTCATGGAAGTATTCATCTCCGGCTCTTATCAGATAATGACGAGACGGCCATTGTCAGCTGCGGCATGACATTCGTTGACAGCTCCGGATCCGTGATTTTCGTGGCGCAGTACGACGTCCCGACCGGTCCGGTTGCTGGTACGGGCCATGTGTGTGGACCTCGGCGGACCTGGACGGTCGCGTTCGTGTGCCTGAGCGATTCTACGGGCGAGGTCTGCGTGTGATCTGACTGTGGTTAGTGCTTGCCATATACAGTGACGGTCTGCGTCCTGGATGTTATCTCCGCTCGGTCCGGGGAATCGTTGACCTGATATACGCTCGGCTTCCTGAATTGCTGATTTCGCTCGCGTACAGTCTATAGGATTTGTTGCCCAGTCTTTGGCTTCGTTTATTCCCGGGTCGACACCATAGTTGTCTCCTGAGTCGCGAGTGGCGAGCCGGTTATGTTCGGAGTCTATAACCTCCTCGACTATGCGTTGTGGCGTTTTTTCGCTGTCGGGGACCCCTGTCTTCTACGTAACATCATCGTCTTTTGGATGATCCTATCGTAGGCTCCTGAGGCGGAGTCGGGTGTTGCTGTCGCTGCGGGGGCTTTGACTGTCGCGAGTGTGGTGATGGCCAAGAGAATGAGTGCACTGGCGTCTCGTTTGCGGAGCATGAAGTCACACACCTTGAAGAAGAGAGTGGTTCCGATAGACGGTGATAAGCAACCCGCCGCACCCTAGTAAGGGCCGGCCTACCGAGCACCGGAACGCCATCCTGCGGCGAGCCTTGGAGCAAGCGGCAGCTCGCATGATCGCGAACCACGTCCGCGATCGCGTCAGAGAGCCGCCAACACTCTAGACCGAAGCGGTCGACCGGTCTTCGGTGACCGGTCGGCCGTTTCTCTATGCGCGATGGACAGTGTGGCGATTGCTCATCACGACCAAGGGGACACGACATGACGACTACGCGCTCTACGTCCTCGTTACCTGCTGCCACATGTGTTCTCCAGACCGGAACGTCACCACAACAACACTGAGCCGGACGAGTCAGTCACCGGCAGTGGCTCCGGGATAATGAAGAACGCCGGCGGCGGTGCTCGGAACGGTTGGTGGTGAGGGAGACAGTAGACAACGATCAAGCGTTGTTCCAGGATCGCACTACATAGCGTGCACGCTTGCACGATATAGCAAAGACTATTGATCAACTTCCGGCGATGACGAAAGGACTGACATGACTGAACAAGCCCCTGAACTTAGTAGAAGGAGGCGCCCCCGCGTCGCTCCGCGGCCCCTGGCGGTCTACGGGGCTGACTCGGGAGAGGTGTCGGCTCCATTGGCAGCGAACCGGCCCCAAGCCTGGCGCCAGCGACTGAAGTGGTAGACGAACCGGTGGTTCAGCTAAAATCTAGGATTTCCTTTTCATACAAGTAGAAACTCTCTCGTTTGAGCACGAACCGAAGGCAGCCCATCAGACCTCTCGTTGAACAGGCGCTGGAACCAACATACAGACGAGAAGGACACTAGATATCCTACGCGCCACCGTGGTTGAATTCACGGACTAGCGTGCTCGTGCGAGATACCATCCCTTCGTTAGTCTTGCTTGTGGTCACGGTTTCACACACTTCCTCCGGCCAGAAGCATGATAGTTACTAGCTTGAGGTCTATTGAGGTCTAAACCCTTCTCGGCAAGGAATAGGCAGGACAGCTGAACCAAGGATACGTAGCCAGCCGTAGGAGGCCATCAGAACCCGCTCCTAGCGGGCGGGTCGCGGGGAGGCTGCGTGACCTCACCGTCACGGGTGACGAAAC
The sequence above is drawn from the Corynebacterium bovis DSM 20582 = CIP 54.80 genome and encodes:
- a CDS encoding DUF6973 domain-containing protein, yielding MVEEVIDSEHNRLATRDSGDNYGVDPGINEAKDWATNPIDCTRAKSAIQEAERISGQRFPGPSGDNIQDADRHCIWQALTTVRSHADLARRIAQAHERDRPGPPRSTHMARTSNRTGRDVVLRHENHGSGAVNECHAAADNGRLVII